A single window of Streptomyces aquilus DNA harbors:
- a CDS encoding HAD family acid phosphatase — MTNRRPLVRRMTVTAVSTAALVALAAPADAATTEDVDYATWQQDCQAVMNQALPYLKQRIAAAKPGEKQAIVFDIDNTTLETDFGFSYPQPANKPVLNVAEYAQDHGVSLFFVTARPGIIRSVTDYNLDHVGYDVSGLYVRGFLDLFKDVAAYKTAQRVDIENKGYTIIANVGNSATDLSGGHAEKTYKLPDYDGQLS; from the coding sequence ATGACGAACCGACGCCCCTTGGTGCGCCGCATGACCGTCACCGCCGTCTCGACGGCGGCCCTCGTCGCACTCGCCGCCCCCGCCGACGCCGCGACCACCGAGGACGTCGACTACGCCACCTGGCAGCAGGACTGCCAGGCGGTCATGAACCAGGCGCTGCCCTACTTGAAGCAGCGGATCGCCGCCGCCAAGCCCGGCGAGAAGCAGGCGATCGTCTTCGACATAGACAACACCACCCTGGAGACCGACTTCGGCTTCAGCTACCCGCAGCCGGCCAACAAGCCGGTCCTGAACGTCGCCGAGTACGCCCAGGACCACGGCGTCTCGCTGTTCTTCGTGACGGCCCGCCCCGGCATCATCCGCTCGGTCACGGACTACAACCTCGACCACGTCGGCTACGACGTCTCCGGCCTCTACGTCCGCGGCTTCCTCGACCTGTTCAAGGACGTCGCCGCCTACAAGACCGCCCAGCGCGTCGACATCGAGAACAAGGGCTACACGATCATCGCGAACGTCGGCAACAGCGCCACCGACCTCTCGGGCGGCCACGCCGAGAAGACGTACAAGCTCCCGGACTACGACGGCCAGCTCTCCTGA
- a CDS encoding M23 family metallopeptidase, with protein MSPRIASRSSRMSKLRTRAALVAVGLGASAVLGTGVAAAAETGVAAKKAASWVDPVKKYTLSASFAQAGGMWQSTHSGQDFAVSSGTKVFAAHGGTIVKAGGNGAGDGPAYGNAIVIKHGNRLYSQYAHLSRIEVKVGQVVKTGQRIALSGNTGNSSGPHLHFEIRTTANYGSAVDPVAFLRSKGVTV; from the coding sequence ATGTCCCCGCGTATCGCTTCCCGTTCTTCCCGTATGTCCAAGCTCCGCACCCGTGCGGCCCTGGTGGCCGTCGGTCTGGGGGCCTCGGCCGTGCTGGGGACCGGGGTCGCGGCGGCTGCCGAGACCGGCGTCGCCGCCAAGAAGGCCGCCTCCTGGGTCGACCCGGTGAAGAAGTACACGCTGAGCGCGAGCTTCGCGCAGGCCGGCGGCATGTGGCAGTCCACCCACAGCGGTCAGGACTTCGCCGTGTCCAGCGGCACCAAGGTCTTCGCCGCGCACGGCGGCACCATCGTCAAGGCCGGCGGTAACGGTGCCGGTGACGGCCCCGCGTACGGCAACGCCATCGTCATCAAGCACGGCAACCGGCTCTACTCGCAGTACGCCCATCTCTCGCGCATCGAGGTCAAGGTCGGCCAGGTCGTCAAGACCGGCCAGCGCATCGCCCTGTCCGGCAACACCGGCAACTCCAGCGGTCCGCACCTGCACTTCGAGATCCGTACGACCGCCAACTACGGCTCGGCCGTCGATCCGGTCGCCTTCCTGCGCTCCAAGGGTGTGACCGTCTGA
- a CDS encoding TetR/AcrR family transcriptional regulator, which produces MGGTMDGTRQRRRGNTRQRIQDVALELFAEQGYEKTSLREIAERLEVTKAALYYHFKTKEEILVSIFDDLTQPILDLIEWGKGQPHTLETKQEIVRRYSDILADAAPLFRFMQENQATVRELRVGETFKERMQGLRDIMIDPAADLVDQVRYISAIFTLHAGMFFLQDLPGDAEQKRKAVQEVAADLVTQAHRGTTKS; this is translated from the coding sequence ATGGGCGGCACCATGGACGGCACCAGGCAGCGGCGCCGCGGGAACACCCGCCAGCGCATCCAGGACGTGGCCCTCGAACTCTTCGCCGAGCAGGGCTACGAGAAGACGTCGTTGCGCGAGATCGCGGAGCGGCTGGAGGTCACGAAGGCGGCGCTGTACTACCACTTCAAGACCAAGGAAGAGATCCTGGTCAGCATCTTCGACGATCTGACCCAGCCGATCCTCGACCTGATCGAGTGGGGCAAGGGGCAGCCGCACACGCTGGAGACCAAGCAGGAGATCGTACGGCGCTACAGCGACATCCTCGCCGACGCCGCCCCCCTGTTCCGCTTCATGCAGGAGAACCAGGCGACGGTACGGGAACTGCGCGTCGGCGAGACCTTCAAGGAGCGCATGCAGGGCCTGCGCGACATCATGATCGACCCGGCGGCGGACCTGGTCGACCAGGTCCGCTACATCAGCGCGATCTTCACCCTGCACGCCGGGATGTTCTTCCTCCAAGACCTGCCCGGCGACGCGGAACAGAAGCGCAAGGCGGTCCAGGAAGTGGCGGCGGACCTGGTCACCCAGGCCCACCGGGGCACCACGAAGAGCTAG
- a CDS encoding MDR family MFS transporter: MADTQAAEPAVPEDEKQPRSVRVVLLALMITMMLAMLDNMIVGTAMPTIVGDLGGLEHLAWVVTAYTLATAASTPVWGKLGDMYGRKGAFMTSIVIFLIGSALSGMAQDMTQLIGFRAVQGLGAGGLMVGVMAIIGDLIPPRERGKYQGMMAGVMALAMIGGPLVGGTITDNWGWRWSFYINLPLGVVALTAISAVLHLPKKRSKARIDYLGVALLTVGITSIVLVTTWGGTEYAWTSTRIMELIGIGVTSLIGFVFWQTKAAEPVVPLHIFRSRNFTLMSVIGFITGFVMFGATLYLPLYQQSVQGASATNSGLLLLPMLGAMLVTSMVAGRVTTSSGRYYVFPVLGSALMVVGLYLLSLMDTGTSRFTSGVFMAVVGLGMGCLMQITMLVAQNSVEMKDMGVASSSTTLFRTLGSSFGVAIMGALFNNRVQDVMAERGGAAGAKMTEQSAQLDAASLAKLPDALREAYQHAVSSGTHSAFLLGSVVAVIALVAAVFVKEVPLKGAGPKAQDAESAAAPAAMVEAV, encoded by the coding sequence ATGGCGGACACGCAGGCAGCCGAGCCAGCAGTGCCAGAAGATGAGAAGCAGCCCAGGAGCGTGCGGGTCGTCCTGCTCGCCCTGATGATCACGATGATGCTCGCGATGCTCGACAACATGATCGTGGGCACCGCGATGCCGACGATCGTCGGCGATCTGGGCGGACTCGAACATCTGGCGTGGGTCGTGACGGCGTACACCCTCGCGACCGCGGCCTCCACGCCCGTGTGGGGCAAGCTCGGCGACATGTACGGGCGCAAGGGCGCCTTCATGACGTCGATCGTGATCTTCCTGATCGGCTCCGCGCTCAGCGGCATGGCGCAGGACATGACGCAGCTCATCGGCTTCCGGGCCGTCCAGGGCCTCGGCGCCGGTGGTCTGATGGTCGGCGTCATGGCGATCATCGGTGACCTCATCCCGCCGCGGGAGCGCGGCAAGTACCAGGGCATGATGGCCGGCGTCATGGCGCTGGCGATGATCGGCGGACCGCTCGTCGGCGGCACCATCACCGACAACTGGGGCTGGCGCTGGTCCTTCTACATCAACCTGCCGCTCGGCGTCGTCGCGCTGACCGCGATCAGCGCCGTACTGCACCTGCCGAAGAAGCGGTCCAAGGCACGCATCGACTACCTCGGCGTCGCCCTGCTGACCGTCGGCATCACCTCGATCGTGCTGGTCACCACCTGGGGCGGCACCGAGTACGCCTGGACGTCCACGCGGATCATGGAGCTCATCGGCATCGGCGTGACCTCGCTGATCGGGTTCGTGTTCTGGCAGACCAAGGCCGCCGAACCGGTCGTGCCGCTGCACATCTTCCGCAGCCGCAACTTCACCCTGATGTCGGTCATCGGCTTCATCACCGGCTTCGTGATGTTCGGCGCGACCCTCTACCTGCCGCTCTACCAGCAGTCCGTGCAGGGCGCCTCCGCGACCAACTCGGGCCTGCTGCTCCTGCCGATGCTCGGCGCGATGCTGGTGACCTCGATGGTGGCCGGGCGGGTGACCACGAGCAGCGGGCGGTACTACGTCTTCCCGGTCCTCGGCAGCGCGCTGATGGTCGTCGGCCTGTACCTGCTGTCGCTCATGGACACCGGCACGTCCCGGTTCACCTCCGGTGTGTTCATGGCCGTCGTCGGTCTGGGCATGGGCTGCCTGATGCAGATCACGATGCTGGTCGCGCAGAACAGCGTCGAGATGAAGGACATGGGCGTCGCCTCGTCGTCCACCACCCTCTTCCGGACGCTGGGCTCGTCGTTCGGCGTCGCCATCATGGGCGCGCTGTTCAACAACCGGGTCCAGGACGTCATGGCCGAGCGCGGCGGAGCGGCCGGCGCCAAGATGACCGAGCAGTCCGCGCAGCTGGACGCGGCGAGCCTGGCGAAGCTGCCGGACGCGCTGCGCGAGGCGTACCAGCACGCGGTGTCCTCCGGCACCCACTCGGCGTTCCTGCTCGGGTCCGTCGTCGCGGTGATCGCGCTGGTGGCGGCCGTGTTCGTGAAGGAGGTTCCGCTGAAGGGCGCGGGGCCGAAGGCGCAGGACGCGGAGTCCGCCGCGGCTCCGGCGGCGATGGTCGAGGCCGTCTGA
- a CDS encoding helix-turn-helix transcriptional regulator → MSAPRVTIDRRDRTRQLRLAKDAMDRDWADPGLDLEAVAARAGYSRYHFIRAFKEVYGETPGQYLTHRRIERAEECLRGADLSVTEICHLVGFSSLGTFSARFKPRTGLAPSEYRAKHVGRGAALIPGCYALFWAGGFPRRDRNSGEAP, encoded by the coding sequence ATGTCGGCGCCCCGTGTCACCATCGACCGCAGGGACAGGACCCGGCAGCTGCGGCTCGCCAAGGACGCCATGGACCGGGACTGGGCCGACCCCGGTCTCGACCTGGAGGCCGTGGCCGCCCGTGCCGGCTACTCGCGGTATCACTTCATCCGGGCCTTCAAGGAGGTCTACGGCGAGACACCCGGGCAGTATCTGACCCACCGGCGGATCGAGCGCGCCGAGGAGTGTCTGCGCGGCGCCGATCTGTCCGTCACCGAGATCTGCCACCTCGTCGGCTTCAGCAGCCTCGGCACCTTCTCCGCGCGCTTCAAGCCACGGACCGGGCTGGCGCCGAGCGAGTACCGGGCCAAGCATGTGGGGCGCGGGGCGGCTCTGATCCCCGGCTGCTACGCCCTGTTCTGGGCCGGCGGATTCCCGCGCAGGGACCGCAATTCCGGAGAAGCGCCCTGA
- a CDS encoding VOC family protein — translation MIKGLGITTVWTFDQQRTKAFFTEKLDFEVRDDLSMGDMRWVTVGAKDQPGVELALMSLDGPGLDAESSQALKTLVGKGVIGAGAFRTDDCRGDYETFRARGVEFIQEPQERPYGIEAIFRDDNGNWYSLTERSEELDFSKPF, via the coding sequence ATGATCAAGGGCCTGGGCATCACCACCGTGTGGACCTTCGACCAGCAGCGCACCAAGGCCTTCTTCACCGAGAAGCTCGACTTCGAGGTGCGCGACGACCTCTCCATGGGCGACATGCGCTGGGTCACCGTGGGCGCCAAGGACCAGCCGGGGGTCGAGCTGGCCCTGATGAGCCTCGACGGACCCGGGCTCGACGCCGAGTCGTCCCAGGCGCTGAAGACGCTGGTCGGCAAGGGGGTCATCGGGGCCGGTGCCTTCCGCACCGACGACTGCCGGGGGGACTACGAGACCTTCCGGGCCCGCGGGGTCGAGTTCATCCAGGAGCCGCAGGAGCGGCCGTACGGCATCGAGGCGATCTTCCGTGACGACAACGGCAACTGGTACTCGCTGACCGAGCGGAGCGAGGAGCTGGACTTCTCCAAGCCGTTCTGA
- the cseC gene encoding two-component system sensor histidine kinase CseC produces MRGTMQRLVPARLERAGIRTGLRWKLSAAIAFVGALVAIALSLVVHNAARVSMLDNARDLADERIQIAQRNYDQYKRPNPFPNVKINDSSLPRELREKVEQGRRATYVTDRPGGEPDIWAAVPAANGNVLSLHTSFTDRSTDILNDLDQALVIGSIAVVLGGSALGVLIGGRLSSRLRKAATAAGQVASGETDVRVRDAIGGVVRDETDDLASAVDAMTEALQQRIEAERRVTADIAHELRTPVTGLLTAAELLPPGRPTELVLDRAKAMRTLVEDVLEVARLDSASERAELQDILLGEFVSRRVAAKDPDIEVRVVHESMVTTDPRRLERVLFNLLANAARHGKQPIEVTVEGRVIRVRDHGPGFPEDLLAEGPSRFRTGSADRAGHGHGLGLTIAAGQARVLGARLTFRNVRPAGAPDGVRAEGAVAVLWLPEHAPTNTGSYPMMP; encoded by the coding sequence ATGCGGGGGACAATGCAGCGCCTGGTCCCGGCGCGACTGGAGCGCGCGGGCATCCGTACGGGACTGCGGTGGAAGCTCAGCGCGGCCATCGCCTTCGTCGGCGCGCTGGTCGCGATCGCGCTGAGCCTGGTCGTGCACAACGCGGCCCGGGTCTCGATGCTGGACAACGCCCGCGACCTCGCGGACGAGCGCATCCAGATCGCCCAGCGCAACTACGACCAGTACAAACGGCCGAACCCCTTCCCCAACGTGAAGATCAACGACTCCTCGCTGCCGAGGGAGCTGCGGGAGAAGGTCGAGCAGGGGCGCCGGGCGACGTACGTGACCGACCGGCCGGGCGGCGAGCCGGACATCTGGGCCGCCGTACCGGCGGCGAACGGCAATGTGCTGTCCCTGCACACCTCGTTCACCGACCGCAGCACCGACATCCTCAACGACCTCGACCAGGCCCTGGTGATCGGCTCCATCGCCGTCGTCCTCGGCGGCAGCGCCCTCGGCGTGCTCATAGGCGGCCGCCTGTCGAGCCGGCTGCGCAAGGCGGCGACGGCCGCGGGGCAGGTCGCGAGCGGCGAGACGGACGTACGGGTGCGGGACGCCATCGGCGGCGTGGTACGGGACGAGACCGACGACCTGGCCAGCGCGGTCGACGCGATGACCGAGGCGCTCCAGCAGCGCATCGAGGCCGAGCGCCGGGTCACCGCGGACATCGCGCACGAACTGCGCACCCCGGTGACCGGCCTGCTCACGGCGGCCGAGCTGCTGCCGCCCGGCCGTCCCACGGAACTGGTCCTGGACCGGGCGAAGGCGATGCGCACGCTCGTCGAGGACGTGCTGGAGGTGGCCCGCCTGGACAGCGCGTCGGAACGGGCGGAGTTGCAGGACATCCTGCTGGGCGAGTTCGTCAGCCGGCGGGTGGCGGCCAAGGACCCGGACATCGAGGTCCGCGTGGTGCACGAGTCGATGGTCACGACCGACCCGCGCCGCCTGGAGCGCGTCCTGTTCAACCTGCTCGCCAACGCCGCGCGGCACGGCAAGCAGCCGATCGAGGTCACCGTCGAAGGCCGGGTCATCCGCGTCCGCGACCACGGTCCCGGCTTCCCCGAGGACCTCCTCGCCGAGGGTCCGAGCCGTTTCCGCACGGGTAGCGCGGACCGCGCGGGCCACGGCCACGGCCTCGGCCTGACCATCGCCGCCGGCCAGGCCCGGGTGCTGGGCGCCCGCCTCACCTTCCGCAATGTCCGCCCGGCGGGCGCGCCGGACGGGGTGCGGGCGGAGGGGGCGGTGGCGGTGCTGTGGCTGCCGGAGCACGCGCCGACGAACACGGGGAGCTATCCGATGATGCCGTGA
- the cseB gene encoding two-component system response regulator CseB yields MADQTHVLFVEDDDVIREATQLALERDGFAVTAMPDGLSGLEAFRADRPDIALLDVMVPGLDGVSLCRRIRDESTVPVIMLSARADSIDVVLGLEAGADDYVTKPFDGAVLVARIRAVLRRFGHAGGGERADDSAAAADGGVLTFGELEIDTEGMEVRRAGEPVALTPTEMRLLLEFSSAPGTVLSRDKLLERVWDYGWGGDTRVVDVHVQRLRTKIGQDRIETVRGFGYKLKA; encoded by the coding sequence ATGGCAGACCAGACTCACGTTCTGTTCGTCGAGGACGACGACGTCATCCGCGAGGCCACCCAGCTCGCCCTGGAGCGGGACGGCTTCGCGGTCACCGCCATGCCCGACGGCCTGTCGGGCCTGGAGGCGTTCCGGGCCGACCGCCCCGACATCGCCCTGCTGGACGTCATGGTCCCGGGCCTGGACGGCGTCAGCCTGTGCCGGCGCATCCGGGACGAGTCGACCGTTCCGGTGATCATGCTGTCGGCGCGCGCGGACTCCATCGACGTGGTGCTGGGCCTGGAGGCCGGCGCCGACGACTACGTGACGAAGCCGTTCGACGGCGCCGTGCTGGTCGCCCGTATCCGCGCGGTGCTGCGCCGCTTCGGACACGCGGGCGGCGGCGAGCGGGCCGACGACTCCGCGGCCGCGGCGGACGGCGGGGTGCTGACCTTCGGCGAGCTGGAGATCGACACCGAGGGCATGGAGGTGCGCCGGGCCGGCGAGCCGGTGGCGCTCACCCCGACCGAGATGCGCCTGCTCCTGGAGTTCTCCTCCGCGCCGGGTACGGTCCTGTCCCGCGACAAGCTCCTGGAGCGCGTGTGGGACTACGGCTGGGGCGGGGACACGCGCGTGGTGGACGTCCATGTGCAGCGGCTGCGGACGAAGATCGGCCAGGACCGCATCGAGACGGTCCGTGGCTTCGGCTACAAGTTGAAGGCCTGA